The Methyloferula stellata AR4 genome includes a window with the following:
- a CDS encoding flagellar hook protein FlgE — protein sequence MGLFSALNSSVSGMAAQSNTLTAISQNIANSNTTGYKDVEAQFADVVSSASPTSFNGAGVTTNFAYLNSEQGGFSSTNTNTDLAVSGNGFFAVQDAAGNKFLTRDGSFTPDSSGNLVNSAGYTLLGYSLAAGAAGAVANGSAGLVPVNVGSAALTATPTTSGTFSANLPASSTPVVAPANLPSSNTAPVTYTDKTSVVTYNELGTPVTLDIYMTNTGTDGAGNPTWEMSVYNQADAASGGGFPYTNGGVPDTPLATQTLTFDPTTGALTTPSSVAIPIPNSGTGTQTLNLNIAGMTQLDAAYTPTTATVNGNAPSGVTGVSISADGTMSAVYANGATVPIFDIPLGNVPSPDSLVPISGNVWQANALSGDVVYGTPGQGGLGSLKSSTLELSTTDLATQLTNMIQAQSGYEANSKVFQTSSSLLSELVNMLK from the coding sequence ATGGGCCTCTTCAGTGCATTGAACTCAAGCGTGTCCGGGATGGCCGCTCAATCGAACACACTGACGGCCATTTCCCAAAATATCGCGAATTCCAATACGACCGGCTACAAAGACGTCGAGGCTCAATTCGCTGACGTTGTCAGCAGCGCCAGCCCGACCAGTTTCAATGGTGCCGGAGTCACGACGAATTTCGCTTATCTCAATTCCGAGCAGGGCGGTTTCTCGTCGACGAATACGAACACCGATCTCGCCGTCAGCGGAAACGGGTTCTTCGCCGTTCAAGATGCGGCCGGCAATAAATTCTTGACGCGCGACGGTTCGTTCACACCGGATTCCTCGGGCAATCTCGTCAACTCCGCCGGCTATACGCTCTTGGGCTATAGCCTCGCGGCGGGAGCGGCGGGCGCTGTGGCGAATGGTTCGGCCGGCCTTGTCCCAGTCAATGTCGGTTCGGCGGCTCTGACGGCAACGCCGACGACGTCTGGAACATTCTCCGCAAACCTTCCGGCGTCGTCCACTCCGGTCGTGGCGCCGGCCAATTTGCCATCGAGCAATACGGCCCCGGTGACCTACACGGATAAAACTTCGGTCGTCACTTATAATGAACTTGGGACGCCTGTTACGCTCGACATCTATATGACGAATACAGGCACCGATGGCGCCGGAAACCCGACCTGGGAAATGTCTGTCTACAATCAGGCCGATGCGGCTTCTGGCGGTGGGTTCCCCTATACCAATGGCGGCGTCCCCGATACGCCGCTGGCGACACAGACCTTGACCTTCGATCCCACGACTGGCGCTCTTACGACCCCGTCTTCTGTTGCGATTCCCATTCCGAATAGCGGTACGGGCACTCAGACGCTCAACTTGAATATCGCCGGGATGACGCAGCTCGATGCGGCCTACACGCCTACGACGGCGACTGTGAATGGCAATGCTCCAAGCGGCGTCACCGGGGTGAGCATCTCTGCCGATGGCACGATGTCGGCCGTTTATGCCAACGGAGCGACAGTCCCTATTTTCGATATTCCGCTTGGCAATGTGCCGAGCCCCGACAGTCTGGTCCCCATCTCGGGAAATGTCTGGCAGGCGAACGCCCTCTCCGGCGACGTGGTCTATGGAACGCCGGGACAGGGAGGTCTCGGTTCGCTGAAGTCTTCAACTTTGGAATTGTCGACCACCGATCTTGCAACCCAGTTGACCAATATGATCCAGGCGCAGAGCGGGTATGAAGCGAACTCGAAAGTGTTCCAAACGAGTTCCAGCCTTCTAAGTGAGCTCGTCAATATGTTGAAGTGA
- a CDS encoding response regulator transcription factor — MLVIVDEREIVTAGYACRFGSEGVSSAVFCPEDFREWVATVGDGDIFAVEAFLLGDCRDRVGLPKMIRERSRAPVIAMNETPSLEQTLDLFAAGVDDVVRKPIHVREILARVGAIRRRLETEKDHAVVGEMRVFFDGRDPEVQGSVLPLPRRERRILEYLVSNRGRRVSKAQIFNAIYGIFDENVEENVVESHISKLRKKLRRQLGYDPINSVRYLGYRLGDITG, encoded by the coding sequence GTGCTGGTGATCGTTGACGAACGCGAAATTGTTACGGCGGGTTATGCCTGCCGGTTCGGAAGTGAAGGCGTTTCTTCGGCGGTCTTTTGCCCGGAGGATTTTCGTGAATGGGTTGCAACGGTCGGTGACGGGGACATCTTCGCCGTCGAAGCTTTTCTTCTCGGCGATTGCCGCGACCGCGTAGGTCTGCCCAAGATGATCCGGGAACGCTCACGCGCTCCCGTTATCGCGATGAATGAAACGCCATCGCTCGAACAGACTCTTGATCTCTTTGCTGCCGGCGTCGATGACGTCGTGCGCAAACCGATCCATGTCAGAGAAATTCTGGCGCGCGTCGGCGCGATCCGCCGCCGGTTGGAAACCGAGAAAGATCACGCCGTCGTTGGCGAGATGCGGGTCTTTTTCGATGGCCGCGATCCTGAAGTGCAGGGCTCGGTGTTGCCTTTGCCGCGGCGCGAGCGCCGTATTCTCGAATATCTCGTAAGCAATCGCGGACGGCGCGTCAGCAAGGCGCAGATCTTCAATGCGATCTATGGAATCTTCGACGAGAATGTTGAAGAGAATGTCGTCGAAAGCCACATCAGCAAGCTGCGTAAAAAGCTTCGGCGGCAGCTCGGCTACGATCCGATTAATTCCGTTCGCTATCTCGGATATCGGTTGGGTGACATCACCGGCTGA
- a CDS encoding lytic transglycosylase domain-containing protein — protein sequence MSRAAKKYDVPLGVLYAVGLTETGQKGSLHPYALNIEGPSFFAANVQEAIQRFEEARKTGAKLIDIGCMQINHFYHASHFHSIDEMFDPHLNVDYAAQFLRDLKTREGSWTLAAARYHAGPNNDPAQKRYVCAVITNMVATGFGEWTANARSFCQ from the coding sequence ATGAGCCGCGCGGCCAAAAAATATGATGTGCCGCTGGGTGTGCTCTATGCCGTCGGCCTGACAGAGACGGGCCAGAAGGGCTCGCTGCACCCTTACGCCTTGAATATCGAAGGGCCGTCCTTTTTTGCAGCCAATGTTCAAGAAGCGATCCAGCGCTTCGAAGAAGCCCGCAAAACCGGCGCCAAACTCATCGACATCGGCTGCATGCAGATCAATCATTTTTATCATGCGAGCCACTTCCACTCGATCGACGAGATGTTCGACCCCCATCTCAATGTCGATTATGCCGCGCAGTTCTTGCGCGACCTTAAGACCCGCGAGGGGAGCTGGACCTTGGCGGCCGCGCGCTATCATGCGGGGCCGAACAATGACCCGGCGCAGAAGCGATATGTCTGCGCGGTGATCACCAATATGGTCGCCACCGGCTTCGGCGAATGGACCGCAAACGCGCGATCTTTTTGTCAGTGA
- a CDS encoding flagellar hook-length control protein FliK gives MTRISSAQASPSPLLDQIGSQAGAAKDNGDTAAFDSHLARFSQDANGEPAAKDANSMPSSSASNDQSAPGKDQSNSVSALFAALTGDAQGKAGPASSSKDNGSKTGFDSQLARLNADMNGQQTAESSDAASSAIETGAQSGRESSTAVSTLFATLAGNTQSNEAETSALAAKQTSEAAANSGAGSNSGMGHKGQVGASVPQTSIAFANDTAADMALAQMQGKTPGGVLPRANVQSPVQAKPASRSSDAPAIADTTQPANASLDPASAAAAMMAMPLSAQNTVATQTSGKLAGAAGSGSNVLQSPAPLSNGSPARAAHSFTAPAGGVQSQQDSLPSATQTDAFNLSTDSSEGDGASSQTIKMKISSIEAQTHLAPVQHLSPTVQIADFIASAAGTAAAPLASADSPGSAPAAASSQSPDAGAVATSQPSTSMIKTLTLSLEPDSLGTVTVTMRLADSGLDLQLEAAKSETTSLIEKDKGSLSDRLQTLGYSVDSLVVKTAAMQGAQQDPSNGQSTMGQGQQQAGSDASASGLSQNGGRNGNDQSPTQRGRETAAGLNRESGSDSSGTRTVGDGVYV, from the coding sequence TTGACCAGAATCAGCAGTGCGCAGGCCAGTCCCAGTCCATTGCTCGACCAAATCGGTTCGCAAGCCGGTGCGGCGAAGGATAATGGAGACACGGCGGCTTTCGATTCCCATCTCGCGCGTTTTAGTCAGGACGCGAACGGCGAGCCCGCTGCCAAAGACGCCAATTCCATGCCTTCCTCGTCCGCATCGAACGATCAGTCTGCGCCTGGAAAAGACCAGTCCAATTCCGTTTCAGCCTTGTTCGCGGCGCTGACCGGAGATGCGCAAGGAAAAGCGGGTCCAGCGAGCTCGTCCAAGGATAATGGAAGCAAAACAGGTTTCGATTCTCAGCTCGCGCGCTTGAACGCGGATATGAACGGTCAACAGACGGCCGAAAGTTCAGATGCGGCATCGTCGGCGATCGAGACCGGCGCTCAATCTGGAAGAGAGTCGTCCACCGCCGTTTCGACGCTGTTTGCGACTCTGGCCGGCAATACACAGAGCAATGAGGCCGAGACCTCGGCGCTCGCAGCAAAGCAGACGTCAGAGGCCGCGGCAAATTCCGGGGCCGGTTCCAATTCGGGCATGGGTCATAAGGGTCAGGTCGGCGCTTCGGTGCCGCAGACTTCGATCGCCTTTGCCAATGATACGGCGGCGGACATGGCGTTGGCGCAAATGCAAGGCAAGACGCCAGGCGGTGTCTTGCCCAGAGCCAATGTGCAATCGCCGGTGCAAGCGAAACCGGCTTCCCGGAGTTCGGATGCGCCCGCCATAGCGGACACGACTCAACCGGCGAATGCGTCTTTGGACCCTGCCTCGGCAGCCGCGGCCATGATGGCAATGCCGCTGAGCGCTCAAAATACGGTGGCAACGCAAACCTCGGGCAAGCTTGCCGGGGCGGCCGGGTCCGGATCGAACGTCCTGCAATCCCCAGCGCCACTCTCGAACGGCTCTCCGGCTCGGGCTGCTCATTCGTTTACGGCGCCTGCGGGCGGCGTTCAATCGCAGCAGGATTCTCTGCCGTCCGCAACGCAAACAGACGCGTTTAACCTGTCGACGGATTCGTCCGAAGGCGACGGAGCATCTTCGCAGACCATCAAGATGAAGATATCTTCGATCGAGGCGCAAACCCATCTCGCGCCGGTTCAACATCTCTCCCCAACGGTGCAAATTGCCGACTTTATCGCCTCGGCGGCGGGGACTGCGGCAGCTCCTTTAGCCAGCGCGGATTCGCCCGGCAGCGCGCCTGCCGCGGCGAGCAGCCAGAGCCCGGATGCGGGCGCCGTTGCGACATCGCAGCCATCGACGTCCATGATCAAGACACTCACCTTGTCGCTTGAGCCGGATTCGCTTGGCACCGTGACGGTCACCATGCGGCTTGCCGATTCCGGCCTCGATCTTCAGCTCGAAGCTGCGAAGTCCGAAACCACATCTTTGATCGAAAAGGACAAAGGCAGCCTATCGGACAGGCTCCAAACGCTCGGCTATTCGGTCGATTCCCTTGTGGTGAAGACCGCCGCAATGCAAGGGGCCCAGCAAGATCCTTCAAATGGTCAGTCAACAATGGGGCAGGGCCAGCAACAAGCCGGCAGTGATGCTTCGGCTTCCGGCCTGTCTCAGAACGGGGGCCGCAATGGCAATGATCAGTCTCCAACACAAAGGGGTCGTGAGACCGCGGCTGGTCTCAATCGGGAGAGCGGCTCCGATTCTTCTGGCACTCGGACTGTCGGCGACGGCGTTTACGTCTAA
- a CDS encoding MotB family protein produces MANEPHPELVIIRRHGGHEDDHHGGAWKIAFADFMTAMMALFLVLWLISATNPKQRVVISRYFNPVKLAEATSNKKGLNDPDDSGGPSKAPPKSEKEKKLELPPAPDKRSLYDLGATPKHDEAALFRDPYAVLSEIAGHSDQGTKGQASGNGDGESKVTAETTDGFRDPFTTIPQEEAQRTASNQNAAASIQAPDASEDMKAAALDATAGAPGPDSRQSALTAPANPSVESEAPPKAPNAPQAVNPPSPPSPSSPPQAAMKEKAPLPSKDASKTQSQTHAGADQPLSQQAAAEARAQLAAADTHANEAETGKLQSEIVAALHKDSASQTAPNVEVKSTSEGVLISLTDEANYAMFAVGSAEPQKKTIEVMEKLARLLQSHPGMIIIRGHTDGRPYKSGTYDNWQLSAARAQMAHYMLVRGGLDEKRIERIEGYADHRLKIANNPLAAENRRIEILVRKDKP; encoded by the coding sequence ATGGCAAATGAGCCGCATCCGGAGCTGGTCATCATCAGGCGCCATGGTGGCCATGAAGATGACCATCACGGCGGTGCTTGGAAAATCGCCTTTGCCGATTTCATGACTGCGATGATGGCGCTTTTTCTGGTTCTTTGGCTCATCAGCGCGACGAATCCGAAACAGCGTGTCGTGATCTCGCGCTATTTCAATCCCGTCAAACTGGCCGAGGCAACCAGCAATAAAAAAGGTTTGAACGATCCCGACGACAGCGGCGGGCCGTCCAAGGCGCCGCCGAAAAGCGAGAAAGAGAAAAAGCTTGAACTGCCGCCGGCGCCCGACAAGCGGAGCCTGTACGATCTTGGTGCCACGCCCAAGCACGATGAAGCCGCTCTATTTCGCGATCCTTATGCCGTCTTGTCCGAAATCGCGGGACATTCGGACCAGGGCACAAAAGGACAGGCGTCGGGAAATGGCGACGGCGAGTCAAAGGTGACGGCCGAGACCACCGATGGTTTTCGCGATCCGTTCACGACCATTCCGCAAGAAGAGGCCCAGCGCACGGCGTCAAATCAAAATGCCGCCGCAAGCATTCAAGCGCCTGACGCGTCCGAAGATATGAAAGCAGCGGCTTTGGACGCAACGGCCGGCGCGCCGGGACCAGACAGCCGCCAATCGGCTCTTACCGCTCCCGCGAATCCCTCCGTCGAATCAGAAGCGCCCCCAAAAGCGCCAAACGCGCCGCAAGCCGTGAATCCCCCTTCGCCTCCTTCGCCCTCATCGCCTCCTCAAGCGGCGATGAAGGAAAAAGCACCCTTGCCGTCAAAAGATGCCTCGAAAACGCAGAGCCAGACTCACGCCGGAGCGGATCAGCCGCTGTCCCAACAGGCCGCGGCCGAGGCGCGCGCCCAACTGGCCGCCGCCGATACGCATGCCAACGAGGCCGAGACAGGCAAACTGCAGAGCGAAATCGTCGCCGCCTTGCATAAGGATTCTGCCTCGCAGACGGCGCCGAACGTCGAGGTCAAAAGTACCTCCGAGGGTGTTCTCATCAGTCTGACCGATGAGGCCAATTACGCGATGTTCGCGGTCGGCTCGGCAGAGCCGCAGAAGAAGACCATCGAGGTGATGGAGAAACTCGCGCGATTGCTGCAAAGCCATCCGGGCATGATCATCATTCGCGGACATACGGACGGCCGGCCCTACAAGTCGGGGACTTACGACAACTGGCAGCTTTCCGCGGCGCGGGCGCAAATGGCGCATTACATGCTGGTGCGTGGCGGCCTGGACGAGAAGCGGATCGAACGGATCGAAGGCTACGCGGATCATCGATTGAAAATAGCGAATAATCCGTTGGCTGCCGAGAATCGGCGCATTGAGATTCTGGTGCGAAAGGACAAGCCGTGA
- the fliF gene encoding flagellar basal-body MS-ring/collar protein FliF, whose translation MTGREHAERLWANLLNLGPRRLIALAIVGVTVFAVTGLAGYYMSRPALEVLYSGLDRQDVTRIASALKEANIPFDVNSESNTVLVRYGETAQARMLLAEKSLPTSPSAGNELYDKLGSLGLTSFMQEVTRVRALEGELARTIQLMRGIKAARVHIVMPDQGSFRRTQQPPSASVVIRTESADDSTSAKAIRHLVAAAVPGLALEGVTVLNTDGILLASGADLADSAPSGTLSLEKTVSQEIADNIRKTLMPYFGLRNFQISVAARLNTDKKQTSETIFDPESRVERSVRVVKQNQTSQNSSSQPPTTVGTNLPQENTRSDDGKQSNEENQKREEVTNYEVSSKTISTTSNGYTIDNLSIAVLVNRASLIAALGEKVTPEAIDRQLGEIEQVIASSAGVRKERGDRVKVSAVDFVDGGHDLEPVPPPSWSELLLRQAGNMTNAATVLIVALLLTWFGLRPAAKAILAPPQVATNLALPNAAGVPGAVALPPGAGQEAIGADEMAQLEGEEEPNLIEDLTASSRRSPQKRLEQIVEFNEVQAATILKLWIHQGEQA comes from the coding sequence ATGACCGGGCGAGAACATGCGGAACGGCTTTGGGCCAATCTGCTTAATCTCGGGCCACGACGGCTGATCGCTTTGGCGATTGTAGGCGTGACCGTTTTCGCGGTGACGGGGCTTGCTGGCTATTACATGAGCCGCCCGGCGCTCGAGGTTCTTTACTCGGGATTGGACCGGCAGGACGTCACCCGGATCGCCTCCGCTTTGAAGGAGGCCAATATTCCCTTCGACGTCAATTCCGAGAGCAATACGGTCCTTGTCCGCTATGGCGAAACCGCCCAGGCGCGCATGTTGCTGGCCGAAAAAAGCCTGCCGACCAGTCCGAGCGCCGGAAACGAACTCTACGACAAGCTCGGATCGCTCGGCTTGACGTCCTTCATGCAGGAAGTGACGCGCGTGCGCGCGCTTGAGGGCGAACTCGCGCGCACCATCCAATTGATGCGGGGGATCAAGGCCGCTCGCGTTCATATCGTCATGCCCGATCAAGGCTCATTCCGCCGGACCCAGCAGCCGCCCTCCGCTTCCGTCGTCATCCGCACCGAATCGGCCGATGACAGCACCTCGGCCAAGGCGATCCGCCATCTCGTCGCGGCGGCGGTGCCTGGCCTCGCGCTTGAAGGCGTCACCGTCCTCAACACAGACGGCATTCTCTTGGCGTCCGGAGCCGATCTTGCCGACTCCGCACCAAGCGGGACGCTCAGCCTCGAAAAAACCGTCTCGCAGGAAATCGCCGACAATATCCGCAAGACCTTGATGCCCTATTTCGGGCTTCGCAACTTTCAGATCAGCGTCGCGGCCCGGCTGAATACGGATAAGAAACAGACCAGCGAAACGATCTTCGATCCGGAATCGCGGGTCGAGCGATCGGTGCGCGTCGTCAAGCAGAATCAGACGTCGCAAAATTCCAGCAGTCAGCCGCCGACGACGGTCGGCACCAATCTTCCGCAGGAAAACACCCGCTCGGACGACGGCAAGCAATCCAACGAAGAGAACCAGAAGCGGGAAGAAGTCACCAATTACGAGGTGTCGTCGAAAACCATCAGCACGACCAGCAACGGCTACACGATCGATAATCTTTCGATTGCCGTGCTGGTTAACCGCGCAAGCCTCATAGCCGCGCTCGGCGAAAAAGTAACACCCGAAGCGATCGACCGGCAGCTCGGCGAAATCGAGCAAGTGATCGCGTCCTCCGCCGGCGTCCGCAAGGAACGCGGCGACAGGGTTAAGGTGTCCGCCGTCGATTTCGTCGACGGCGGCCACGATCTTGAGCCTGTTCCGCCGCCCTCCTGGTCCGAGCTTTTGTTGCGGCAGGCTGGCAACATGACCAATGCCGCGACCGTTCTCATCGTTGCCTTGCTGCTGACGTGGTTTGGGCTGCGTCCGGCGGCCAAAGCGATTTTGGCGCCGCCGCAGGTTGCAACAAATCTCGCCTTGCCGAATGCGGCGGGTGTCCCGGGCGCCGTGGCTTTGCCGCCGGGCGCTGGCCAGGAGGCGATCGGCGCCGACGAGATGGCGCAACTCGAAGGCGAAGAAGAACCCAATCTGATCGAAGACCTGACGGCCAGCAGCCGTCGCTCGCCGCAAAAGCGGCTTGAACAGATTGTCGAATTTAACGAGGTACAGGCGGCAACCATTCTGAAATTGTGGATCCACCAGGGTGAGCAGGCATGA
- a CDS encoding flagellin, with translation MSSSILVNASALTALQALNMTQQNLQTTESQVSTGLKISTAADNAAYWSIGTKMSSQNSALGAVSDALNESGSLLSTMTTALNSTLSIMTKIQNDLISAEQPGADQASIQTDIQSQQQALLSIGNAANFNGQNFLNTTTPGTVGLVASYDPANGVSTINIDTTTTQLFNGTLAIGGGILDSAGTASGVSILTLNINGVTSGAIQNMLTDLQTAVSSITTASSTLGATTTNITNQQTFVTALSNSLTNGVASLVDADMNQASTRLSALQVQQQLGIQALSIANTNTQLILKLFQ, from the coding sequence ATGTCGAGCAGCATTCTCGTTAACGCATCGGCTTTGACGGCACTCCAAGCTCTCAATATGACGCAGCAAAATCTGCAGACCACGGAAAGCCAGGTTTCCACCGGTCTGAAAATTTCGACGGCCGCGGATAATGCCGCTTATTGGTCGATCGGGACGAAGATGTCGTCGCAGAATTCGGCCTTGGGCGCAGTCTCCGACGCGCTTAACGAAAGCGGCTCCTTGCTGTCGACCATGACCACGGCGCTGAACAGCACCCTGTCGATCATGACCAAGATCCAGAACGATCTGATCAGTGCGGAGCAGCCCGGCGCCGATCAGGCGTCGATCCAAACCGATATCCAGTCGCAGCAGCAGGCGCTGTTGAGCATCGGCAACGCGGCGAACTTCAACGGCCAGAACTTCCTTAATACGACCACCCCTGGAACGGTCGGGCTCGTCGCCTCCTATGACCCGGCAAACGGCGTTTCGACCATCAATATCGACACGACCACAACCCAGCTTTTCAACGGTACGCTGGCGATCGGCGGCGGCATTCTGGATAGCGCCGGAACGGCTTCCGGCGTTTCGATTCTCACGCTCAACATCAACGGCGTGACCTCCGGCGCCATTCAAAACATGTTGACGGATCTTCAGACGGCGGTCAGCTCGATCACCACGGCCTCTTCGACGCTGGGCGCCACCACGACCAACATCACCAACCAGCAGACCTTCGTCACCGCGCTTTCGAATTCTTTGACGAATGGCGTTGCCTCGCTGGTCGATGCCGACATGAACCAGGCCTCGACACGGCTTTCGGCTCTCCAGGTCCAGCAGCAACTCGGTATTCAGGCGCTCAGCATCGCCAACACCAATACCCAGCTTATCCTGAAGCTCTTCCAGTAA
- a CDS encoding flagellin, which translates to MSSSILVNASALTALQALSQTQQNLQTTESQVSTGLKISTAADNAAYWSIGTKMSSQNSALGAVSDALNESGSLLSTMTTALNSTLSIMTKIQNDLISAEQPGADSSSIQTDIQSQQQALLSIGNAANFNGQNFLNTSTPGTVGLVASYDPTNGVSTINIDTTKTQLFNGTLAAGGGILDTAGTASGVSILSLNISGVTSGAIQSMLTDLQTAVSSITTASSTLGATTTNITNQQTFVTALSNSLTNGVASLVDADMNQASTKLSALQVQQQLGIQALSIANSNTQLILKLFQ; encoded by the coding sequence ATGTCGAGCAGCATACTCGTTAACGCGTCAGCTTTGACAGCCCTTCAGGCGCTTAGTCAGACGCAACAAAATCTGCAGACCACGGAAAGCCAGGTTTCCACCGGTCTGAAAATTTCGACGGCCGCGGATAACGCCGCTTATTGGTCAATCGGAACCAAGATGTCCTCGCAAAATTCCGCTTTGGGCGCGGTCTCCGACGCGCTCAACGAAAGCGGCTCCTTGCTGTCGACCATGACCACGGCGCTGAACAGCACCCTCTCGATCATGACCAAGATCCAGAACGATCTGATCTCGGCCGAGCAGCCCGGCGCCGACTCGTCGTCGATCCAAACCGATATCCAGTCGCAGCAGCAGGCGCTGTTGAGCATTGGCAACGCGGCGAACTTCAACGGCCAGAACTTCCTCAATACGTCGACGCCGGGAACGGTCGGGCTCGTCGCCTCCTATGACCCGACGAACGGTGTTTCGACCATCAACATCGACACGACCAAAACCCAGCTTTTCAACGGTACGCTGGCGGCTGGTGGCGGCATTCTGGATACCGCCGGAACGGCTTCCGGTGTTTCGATTCTGTCGCTCAACATCTCCGGCGTGACCTCCGGTGCCATTCAAAGCATGTTGACGGATCTTCAGACGGCGGTCAGCTCGATCACCACGGCCTCTTCGACGCTGGGCGCCACCACGACCAACATCACCAACCAGCAGACCTTCGTCACCGCGCTTTCGAATTCTTTGACGAATGGCGTTGCCTCGCTGGTCGATGCTGACATGAACCAGGCATCGACGAAGCTTTCGGCTCTCCAGGTCCAGCAGCAGCTCGGTATTCAGGCGCTCAGCATCGCCAACAGCAATACCCAGCTCATCCTGAAGCTCTTCCAGTAA
- the fliP gene encoding flagellar type III secretion system pore protein FliP (The bacterial flagellar biogenesis protein FliP forms a type III secretion system (T3SS)-type pore required for flagellar assembly.), translating to MKAWIIALVLILAGATGVAAQTPDLNSLLPAGGGTAAGRIIQLVALLTVLSVAPGLLVMVTSFTRFVVALSFLRSGLGLQSTPANLVLISLSLFMTFFVMAPTFDAAWQNGVRPLMENTLTEQEAFPKIVEPFREFMLSQVRDKDLKLFEDLAKDSLKPADRTVVDLRILIPAFMISELRRGFEMGFLIALPFLVIDMIVSTLTMSMGMMMLPPSVISLPVKILFFILIDGWNMLIGSLVRSYS from the coding sequence ATGAAGGCTTGGATCATCGCCTTGGTTCTAATCCTCGCCGGTGCGACCGGCGTGGCGGCTCAAACACCCGATCTCAATAGCTTGCTTCCGGCGGGTGGAGGTACGGCGGCCGGGCGGATCATCCAGCTCGTCGCGCTGCTCACGGTTTTGTCAGTGGCGCCGGGCCTCCTCGTCATGGTGACGAGTTTTACGCGTTTCGTCGTTGCATTGTCGTTTTTGCGCTCTGGCCTTGGCCTGCAAAGCACGCCGGCCAATCTCGTCCTGATCAGTCTGTCTTTATTCATGACATTCTTTGTCATGGCGCCGACCTTCGATGCGGCGTGGCAAAACGGCGTCAGGCCATTGATGGAGAATACACTCACCGAACAGGAGGCATTTCCGAAAATCGTCGAGCCGTTTCGCGAGTTCATGCTGAGTCAGGTGCGCGACAAGGATCTGAAGCTTTTCGAAGACCTCGCCAAAGATTCGCTCAAACCGGCGGACCGGACCGTCGTCGATCTTCGGATTCTGATTCCGGCCTTCATGATCTCAGAATTGCGGCGCGGCTTCGAGATGGGCTTTCTGATCGCGCTCCCGTTTCTAGTCATCGACATGATCGTATCGACTTTAACCATGTCGATGGGCATGATGATGCTGCCGCCGTCAGTCATTTCGCTGCCCGTTAAGATTTTATTCTTCATATTGATTGACGGTTGGAACATGTTGATTGGGAGTCTCGTGAGGTCTTACTCTTAA
- a CDS encoding flagellar basal body-associated FliL family protein, translated as MASDEASVTGSAATGKMTVTVWFAMMVALTLVAGGLGAAFGLYLTSQAKEMLGPVAKEVAEVPNPARIENTNMRDLPPIVTNIGQTSDTWVRLQAAIVFDPASVEKPDVMAAEISADILGFLQTLSILQLSGPSGLQHLREDLNDRAIVRSDGRVRELVIESLVVQ; from the coding sequence ATGGCTTCGGATGAGGCGAGCGTAACGGGATCTGCTGCCACCGGGAAAATGACGGTGACGGTTTGGTTTGCCATGATGGTCGCCTTGACGCTTGTCGCCGGCGGCCTCGGGGCGGCGTTCGGCCTTTATCTGACGTCGCAGGCGAAGGAAATGCTGGGTCCGGTTGCCAAGGAGGTCGCCGAGGTTCCGAATCCAGCCCGCATCGAGAATACGAATATGCGCGATCTGCCGCCGATCGTGACCAATATAGGCCAGACTTCGGACACGTGGGTCAGGTTGCAGGCAGCGATCGTTTTTGATCCGGCATCGGTCGAAAAGCCGGATGTGATGGCGGCGGAAATTTCGGCGGATATTTTGGGCTTTCTGCAGACTCTATCGATTCTGCAACTTAGCGGCCCAAGCGGCTTGCAGCATCTTCGAGAGGATTTGAACGACCGCGCGATCGTGAGATCGGATGGCCGCGTGCGTGAACTCGTGATCGAAAGCCTTGTGGTGCAATGA